ACGGACGGCCGCGGCGAAATCCTGATCGCAGTCGCCGCCGGCTGGTTTCTCTCAATCGGCGTCCGGCTCGCCTATCCCGTCTTGCTGCCGTACCTCCGACGAGCCTACGGCCTCGACCTGACGACGGCCGGCTTCCTGTTGACTGCCCTCTGGCTCTGTTACGCGCTGGGACAGCTCCCGGGCGGACTGCTTGCCGACCGGTTCGGCGAGGGGAACGTCCTCGTCGTGAGTACGGTGATCTCTACGGTAACGCTCGGGCTCGTCGCCGTCGCCGGCTCCGCGCCGGTGGTCTATCTCGCCACGGCCGCGTTCGGCTTCGGGACGGCGCTGTACGGCGTCGCCCGCTTTACGACGTTGTCCGATATCTATCCCGACAACGACGGCACCGCGATCGGCGTGACGATGGCCGCCGGCCAGGCCGGCAACACCCTCCTGCCGCTCGCGGCCGGCGGGATCGCGTCGGCGTTCGCCTGGCAGTACGGCTTCGGCCTCGCGGTCCCCGCGTTCGCCCTCGTCGCGATCGGGCTCCGGCTCGTCGTCCCCGCGCGCACCTCGAGCGCGGAGAGCGCCGTCGACAGCGTCTCCCTCGAGACGGCTCGCTACGTCCTGTCGGAGCTTCGCCGACCCGAGATCGTCACCGTGACCGCGATCCAGATCCTCACGTACTGCGTCTGGCAGGCGTTTACCGGCTTCTACCCGACCTATCTGATCGAGAGCAAGGGCTTCTCCCAAGGGATCGCGACCGGCCTATTCAGCGCCTTCTTCGCGGCCGGAATCGTCGTCCAGCCCCTGACCGGGCGGCTGTATGACCGGTTCGGGATCCGGACATCGCTGCCGCCCGTCCTCGGCGTCGTCGTCCTCTCGTTGGTCGCGCTCCCGTTCCTCGAGGGGTTCTGGCCCGTCGTCGTCGGGACCCTCTTCCTCTCGAGCATCCTCGGCTACGGCACGATCACGCTGCCGTACATGACCGCGGCGTTTCCGGCGGACATGCAGGGGACCGGCCTGGGCTTCCTGCGGACCGTTTATATGACCATCGGCGCGATCAGTCCGGTCCTATTCGGCGCGTTCGCCGATCGGGGCTACTTCGACGAGGCATACGTCGTGCTCGCCGGGTTCGTGGCCGTTGCGATCGTGTTGACGTGGTGGCTGCCCGAACTATCCGATCAGTAACTGAACGCCGGCATCCAATCGGCGTTTCTCAGGCGTTCAGCCGCCAGAGTTCGAAATTGAGGAGGGCTGCGACGGTCACCCAGACGAGATACGGCACTAGCAACGCCGCGGCGCGGCGGTCGACCCGCCGGAACGCGAGGATTGTCCCGGCGACGAGCACCCAGAGCGTGACGATGATGCCGAGCGCGACGAGCGGTGCCTCGAGCGTGAAAAAGGCGGGCGTCCAGGCGACGTTGAACAGCATCTGGACGGCGAACGCTCCGAGTGCGAGCCGCCGGCCGTCGGCGTCGCTGCGCCAGACGAGCCACAGCGCGATGCCAAGCAGGGTAAAGAGGAGCGTCCAGACGACCGGAAACGCGATCCCCGGCGGGTAGAACCAGGGTTTCTCGAGCGCGCGGAACCAAGGTGTATCCGGCGACGAGAAGATGCCGGGAAGGCCGCCGATCAGGTTGATAGCCACGACGAACGCGGCGGCCCTGACGAGCGAACTCCGATCGGGTAGTCCGCGGTGGGACTGAGTCGCGCCGGCAGTCATAGCGGTGTCTACGGGACGACCGTGGAAAGCGGTGATGCCGACGGCGCTCTTCGAGGCGTCTCCGCCGGTCAGCGCGCTCGAGGATCACTACTTCACTTTCACCGCGGTACGGGAACCCTTATTCGCGGCGGCGATGAACGGCAGGTAATGGCTACGACGGACGAGGAAATCGCTTCTATCGAGCATCCGCTCCTCGAGCCCGACTTCTTAGAGCGGCGACTCTACCAACTGAAACTTGCGGGTACGGCCGCGAACCACCACACGCTCGTCTGTCTCCCGACCGGACTGGGAAAAACAACAGTGAGCCTGCTCGTGACAGCCCGACGACTCGATGAGGTCGGCGGTAAGTCACTGATGCTCGCACCGACGAAACCCCTCGTCCAGCAGCACGCGGACTTCTACCGGGAAGCCCTGCAGATCCCCGACGAGGAAATCGTCGTCTTCACCGGCGACGTGAGTCCCGAGGACCGCACCGCAATGTGGGAGGACGCGACGGTCGTGATGGCGACGCCGCAGGTGATCGAGAACGACCTCGTCGGGAGTCGGATCTCGCTGTCCGACGTGACCCACATCACCTTCGACGAGTGCCACCGCGCGACGGGCGACTACGCCTACAACTACATCGCCGAGCGCTACCACCCCGACGCGAAGCGGCCGCTCGTCACTGGGATGTCGGCCTCCCCCGGCGGCGACGAGGAAGCCATCCTCGAGGTCTGTGAGAACCTCGGGATAGACGAAGTCGAGGTAATGACCGAGGAGGACGCCGACGTCGAGGAGTTCACCCACGACACCGAGGTCGAGTGGGAGCGCATCGACCTTCCCGATGAAGTCATCGAGATCCGGGACGCGCTGAACGAGGTGATCAAAGAACGCCTCGAGAAGCTCAAGGAACTCGGTATCGCGAGTTCGACCCAGCCCGACCAGTCCCAGAAGGATCTCAATCGAATGCGGGCCGAGCTCCAGGAGCTGATCAACAACGACCAGTCGGAGGGGTTCGAAGGGATGTCAATCCACGCCGAAGTGATGAAGCTCCGGCAGGCCGTCACGCTGGTCGAGACCCAGAGCGTCGAGGCCCTCCGTCGCTATTTCGAGCGCCAGCGCAATCAGGCCCGCTCGTCGGGTGCGTCGAAGGCGAGCCAGCGGATGGTCTCGGATCCCCGCGTACGCGAGGCCATGCGGAAAGCCGAGAGCTTCGACGAGATCCACCCCAAATACAGCAAAGCCCGCATGCTGCTCGCCGAGACGCTGGGTCTCGAGGGCGGCGATCGGGTGATCGTCTTCACCGAGTCCCGTGACACGGCGGAGGCGCTGACCGAGTTCCTCTCGGAGAGTTTCGACGCGAAGCGGTTCGTCGGGCAGGGCGATCGCGAGGGGTCCGACGGGATGACCCAGAAGCAACAACAGGAAGTGCTCGACGAGTTCCGGGCGGGTGAGTTCGAGGTGCTGGTCTCGACATCAGTCGCTGAGGAGGGCTTAGACGTACCCGAGGTCGACCTCGTGCTCTTCTACGAGCCGGTCCCGACGGCGATCCGTTCGATCCAGCGGAAGGGCCGAACCGGTCGCCAGTCCGAGGGACGCGTCGTCGTCCTCATGGCCGAGGACACCCGCGACGAGGCCTACTTCTGGATTTCGCGACGGCGCGAGAAGGAGATGGAGTCGGAACTGCGCGAACTGAAGGGCATGGCCGACGAACTCGCGGACGAACTCGACGATTCACAGCAATCACTGGCCGATTTCGAGGGAAGCGACAGGAGTGGAGTGAAAGTAGACGAAAACGGCAGTGAAGCCGACGCCGTCGGCGGTTCTTCCAGCGGAAGCGAGGGGGTCGCGGGACAGCCCGGACTGCGGGAGTTCGAAACCGACAACTCGGACTCGAGTACTGAGACAGACGACGATGCAGTTGAGGCCAAGGAAACCGACGAGGCAGTCGAAACCCACGAGCCCCACGCCGAGGGCGACACCGTCGCGGTCGTCGCCGACCAGCGGGAGATGGACGCCAACATCGCCCGCGAGCTCTCGCGACGCGAGGCCTATGAGATTACTCTCGAGACGCTCGATGTCGGCGACTACGTCCTGTCGGATCGGGTCGTCGTCGAACGAAAGTCTGTCGCAGACTTCGTCGACTCGCTGGTCGGCGGTGACCGATCGGTCTTCGAGCAGGTCGGCGCGATGGCCCGCCACTACTCGCGGCCGATCGTGATCGTCGAAGGCGAGGGACTCTACGAACAGCGTGACGTCCATCCGAACGCGGTCCGGGGTGCGCTCTCGAGTCTCGCCGTCGACTTCGGGGCGAGCGTTCTGCGCACGGACGGCGAAGACGACACGACTGAACTGCTGGCGGTGATCGCCGGCCGAGAGCAGGAAACCGCCGATCGCGAGGTGTCGGTCCACGGCGAAAAAGGGGCCAAGACTCTGAGCGAACAACAAGAGTACGTAGTCTCCTCGATCGCCGAAATTGGCCCCGTCACGGCCCGGTCGCTGCTCGAGGAGTTCGGTACCGTCGAGGCGGTGATGATCGCGACGGAAGACGAGTTACAGGAAGCGGACGGCGTTGGGACAGTGACCGCCGAGCGGATTCGGGAGGTCATCGGGAGCGACTACACGGGTTAAGCCGCTGACCGATCGATTCCATCATCGCCGGCCGTCCGCGACTGCACGGAATAGGGCGTCTATCGTCGGCGGGGTAGCCTCGCGACCGGTACGGGTTAGTCTCGTCCCGTGGAGGCTCGCAGGGCGAACCCGACTCCGAAGAGCGCAATTCCGACCAGTGCTGTACTCACGCCGAATCCCGGCAGCCCATCGCCGGCCGAGTCGCCGTTATCGTTCGACTCACTGGCGACTTCGGTTTCGTTCTTATCGCCGGCTTCCGACTCGTTCGATGAGTCAGATTCGGCCGAACGCTCCTGGATGGATAGATACGACGAGTCCGTCGCTTCGCCGTCGACGGTCACCATGAGGAGGTATTCGCCCGGTTGGAGCGACTGTTCGAGTTCGACCTGAGATCTATTCGTCACCGTCGTTCCGTCGCCTGCTTCGATGGCATCGTCGACGGAGCCAACGCCGAGAGCGGCCGTGTCGAATACGACGGTCGCGTTCCCGTTGTCGTTCTCATCTTCGACGGTAACATTCGCTTCGAAACCGGATTCGTCGAAGTGGCTGATATTCAGCGTTGCCTGATCAGTATCGTTAAAGTGCATAGCGACTGGGGCCGTCTCTCCTCGCTCGGTTGACGGGTACCCGTCGAACGTAGCGTATTCACTTGACCCGATACTGAGATCCGGATCAGGATCCGGGACGGGACCGTCGATATCACGGTCGGCGTCCGGATTCCCTTCCGCGATAGCGAGGGTCGCCGAGCCGTCCGCGTCGTCCGCCGTGATCACGACGGTGGCGGTATCGATCACGTCGCCGTCGACGAACGCTCCGATGGTGTACTCGCCCGGATCGAGCGTGTCGTCGAGTCTGGACTGGGACCGATTCGTCAGTCGCGTTCCGTCGCCCGGTTCGATAGCGTCGTCGACGGGATCGACGGCGAGGGAACCAGTATCGAAGGTCACGGTTGCGGTCCCGTCGTCGGTTATGTCTTCGGCGGTGACGGCCGCACGGTAATTAACTGCTTCTTTGGGCCCGATGGCTAGCGTCATTCGGTCGGAATTATTGAACGAGATGTCGACTGTTACTGATTCGCCCTGCTCGACTGCCACCGTCGATTCGTCGAATGGGGCGCTTCCGTTCGATCCGACCACAGCCATGGGAGCAATTCCCGCGATTGTAACGAGCGATACGAGGACCAGTACGAGTGAGCGGCGTTTCTTCACATCTATCACTTCCCGTGAAAATATCGTCTTGAATGGTAAATCTGTTTCTGAGCCAACTAGTATCGCGAGCCAGATATCATCGAGCGGCCCGATAAGAACGGACGAGTCGCTCAGTCGTTCGTCTCGGAGGCGATGCCCGTCTCGCGGTCGTCCGAAACCGAAACGCGATCGCTATCACCCTCCGCGCGGGCGACGAGTCGCTCGGCGGTGAGGACACACCAGATCCCGAGTACGATGCCTGCGACGACGTCGATCAGCCAGTGAATCCCCAGATACATCGTCGAGAAGACGACGAAGGTGGCGACGGCCGACGCGAGCGAGAACCATCTGGGATACTCTCGACGCGACCGCCAGGCGAACAACGTGACAATAACCGCCAGTGACGTGTGAAGCGACGGAAAGACGTTCGTGTTCGCCGAAACCTCTGCCGTGAGTTCCTGTGTCTGCGGATAGAACTCGTACATTAGCCCGTTAACGGTCGGCAGGTGATTTCGCGGTCCGTAGGCAATAAACAGCGTATAGAATACCGACCCGATCAAGGTATTGAGTGCATACGCGACGAGCAGTTCCTTGAAGCGGCGCTGGGTCGGCAACAGGAAATAGAGGGCGAGGGCCGTCACTAGCAGATACGGGAACCCGAACATATACATCGCGGAGAAGAACCCGATCAGTGCATCGGGAACGATAGCTTGCAGAGAGGCGACGAACGACCCTTCGACAGCGTAGATCTCCGCGGTGATGTCCCAGTCGAGCGCGTGCGAGAGTTCCAAGCTGCGGTTATGTGTCCATCGTTTTGCCAGCAAAACCAGCAGTGTGACGCCGAGATACGGCGCGATAGCTCGGCCCCGGCGCTCGAGTTCGGCGACCGTTCGCGGGAGCGTCGAGGAGCGGACACAGCATGCACAGGTGGCTGTAACGCCGATACAGACGATTGCTGTCGTGATGAATGTGACGTATCCTAATGCCATTAGTAGTTCTCCTCCGTCGTAGGGGTGGCAAGCGATTGTGAGCTGCGAGCCGACGAGTGGCTGGCACGAGGGGAGGGTGATGAATCGTGCCGGGATGGATCGGGCTGGCTTCGGTCCGAGCGTGGTCGAACGCGCCCGATCGCTGAATACTCGTTCTGTAACGGCCCAGCGCAGCGGATTCCTATTAGTAGGTAAATCCTACTTAATTTATATCTACTGATATGCAATGCGACTCGAGCCGGATAGCACGCCGCGGGAAGGAATGACGGCGACGGCAGAGCCACCGTTCTCCGCGCGGCGCGTGGGGACGTACCCGTCCCGGTGATTGGAGTCGGTAGGGTGTTCGGCGTTCCGTTCGGGAGACGGATCTGGACAACGACGGGCCGGGTATCCCGCCGCGATGGATCCCGTCAGCGCAGCGTCGCCAACGCCTCACCGGCCTCGCGAGCCGCCTCGAGGCAGTCCTTGGCGTACCGGGGATCGTCCGTCGCGGCGGCTTCTTCGGCGAACTTCTCGAGGGTCCGAGCGAGCGCGTCGCGGGCGGCCTCGAGGTCGCCGTCGGCTGCGGATGAACCCGTCGCGGGGAGCGGTCGATTGTGGTCGGATCCGGACGGACGGTCGTCGGTGCGCGAACTCGAGGGGGTTCGATCGGCCGAGGGGGTGTCGGGTTGGGACGGCGACGGGTGATCGTCTCGGGCCGCCGATGCTGACGGCTGCGGTTGCCGGTCCGCGGTCGGCGCGTTCGTCTCCTGTCCGCGTTCAGTACCGCGCTGGTCGGTCGCCGGCGTTGCATCTTGATCAGATGCCGTCTCAGCCGCTGTCGCGGCGGCGTCGTCGGTGTCGGGCGTCGCGGTGTCCGCGCCGTCGGTTCGGTCGGTGTTCTCGCCGGTAGCGGTCTCACCGTCTGTCGACCCCTCTGCAGCCGATTGGGCCTCGAGTTCGGTCCCTTGAACGGCATCGGGGTTCCCGTGACAGCTGGGACAGAAGGTCGTGCCGTTCTCCTGAAAGAGGGGGTCACCACAGGTCCCGCAGTGGGCGTTAGTCATCGTCGCGCCCTTGAGCAGCAGGTCGCTCATCCGCTGGGTCGCCTCGCGCTCTTCTTTGTCCTGCTCGTACTTCTCTCGAAGTTTCTCACGCTCGGCTTCCTTGTCGAAGTCGCTCATATTCGTCTAGAGGCGACGGACCGTCGAAAAAGCTGCGAAGGGACGGACGACCGAAACGACGGCCCGTGCCGGGCGGAACCATCTCCTCGAGCGCTGTCGGACCGAGATACCGTCTCTCGACTGCTACCCGTTGCTGGAGGGGATCTCCTCGAGAGCGATCCCATCGTCTCGCATCGGTCTTCCGGGATCGAAATTCTCGAGTTACGGCGTGTGCTCGAGCGCGGTTTCGACGGCGTCAACGGCCCCAGATGGGGTGTCGACAGTCACGAGATCGATCTCGAGGCCGGAGACGGCATGGGTCTCGAGGCCGACAACGGGTCGGTCGTAGATCCCAGCGAAGCCGATTTCGGAGAGGGTACCGACGCCGCCGGCCAGCGCGATGACCGCGTCGCCGTTCAGCGGGACGAGCGCGTTCCGGGCGTGGCCGAGACCGGTCGCGATAGGGATGTCGACGGAGTCGTTCGCGGCCTCGCGGCGCTCGCCGGGAAGGATGCCGATGGTCGTTCCGCCCTCGGATTTCGCGCCGCGACAGACCGCTTCCATCGTGCCGCCGCGACCACCGCAGACGACCGCGTGGCCGCGTGCGGCGAGTTCGCGTCCGACCGCTTCCGCGCGGGTCGCTTGTTCGTCCGTGATCGCACCGCCGCCGATGACGCTGACGCGCATACGAGCATAGCCGCAGGCGTGGACTATGACCGGTTCGGTCTCGAGTTGCGGGCGGTTCGAGGGAGGGACCGATCCCTAATTTCGGGAAGTGATGGACGGCGAACTGAACTGTTCAGTCACTACCGCGTTCCGCCGAGATCGGTACGTGATACGACAGTCGTCGAAATATGTACCGTCGAAATGGTTCGAAGTCAGAGGTTTCGACGGATTTAACGTGTGTGATGGGGAAGCATTACGTGGTATGACGAAAGTGAGCGTGGTCGGCGCGGCCGGGACCGTCGGGGCCGCTGCGGGCTACAACATCGCGCTTCGAGACATCGCAGACGAGCTCGTATTCGTTGACATTCCGGACAAAGAAGACGACACGATCGGCCAGGCCGCCGATACCAACCACGGCGCGGCCTACGACTCGAACACGACGATCCGACAGGGCGGCTACGAGGACACGGCGGGATCGGACGTCGTCGTCATCACGGCGGGCATTCCGCGCCAGCCGGGCCAGACCCGGATCGATCTGGCGGGCGACAACGCGCCGATCATGGAGGACATCGGCTCCTCGCTGGCCGAGCACAACGACGACTTCATCACTGTCACCACGTCGAACCCCGTCGACCTGCTGAACCGCCACCTCTACGAGACGGGCGACCGCGCCCGGGAGAAAGTGATCGGCTTCGGTGGGCGGCTCGACTCCGCTCGGTTCCGGTACGTCATCTCCCAGCGCTTTGATGCACCGGTCCAGAACGTCGAGGCGACCATCCTCGGCGAACACGGCGATGCACAGGTCCCTGTCTTCTCCAAGGTGCGGGTCAACGGCCGGGACCCCGAGTTCGACGAGGACGAAAAGGAGGAACTCTTAGAGGAACTCCAGGCCTCGGCGATGAATGTCATCGAA
This genomic stretch from Natrinema sp. SYSU A 869 harbors:
- the mdh gene encoding malate dehydrogenase, giving the protein MTKVSVVGAAGTVGAAAGYNIALRDIADELVFVDIPDKEDDTIGQAADTNHGAAYDSNTTIRQGGYEDTAGSDVVVITAGIPRQPGQTRIDLAGDNAPIMEDIGSSLAEHNDDFITVTTSNPVDLLNRHLYETGDRAREKVIGFGGRLDSARFRYVISQRFDAPVQNVEATILGEHGDAQVPVFSKVRVNGRDPEFDEDEKEELLEELQASAMNVIEKKGATQWGPATGVGHMVEAILRDTGEVLPASVKLEGEFGHEDTAFGVPAKLGSDGVEEVVGWDLTEYERNQLGEAAEKLSEQYDEIS
- a CDS encoding Sjogren's syndrome/scleroderma autoantigen 1 family protein, coding for MSDFDKEAEREKLREKYEQDKEEREATQRMSDLLLKGATMTNAHCGTCGDPLFQENGTTFCPSCHGNPDAVQGTELEAQSAAEGSTDGETATGENTDRTDGADTATPDTDDAAATAAETASDQDATPATDQRGTERGQETNAPTADRQPQPSASAARDDHPSPSQPDTPSADRTPSSSRTDDRPSGSDHNRPLPATGSSAADGDLEAARDALARTLEKFAEEAAATDDPRYAKDCLEAAREAGEALATLR
- a CDS encoding DEAD/DEAH box helicase, giving the protein MATTDEEIASIEHPLLEPDFLERRLYQLKLAGTAANHHTLVCLPTGLGKTTVSLLVTARRLDEVGGKSLMLAPTKPLVQQHADFYREALQIPDEEIVVFTGDVSPEDRTAMWEDATVVMATPQVIENDLVGSRISLSDVTHITFDECHRATGDYAYNYIAERYHPDAKRPLVTGMSASPGGDEEAILEVCENLGIDEVEVMTEEDADVEEFTHDTEVEWERIDLPDEVIEIRDALNEVIKERLEKLKELGIASSTQPDQSQKDLNRMRAELQELINNDQSEGFEGMSIHAEVMKLRQAVTLVETQSVEALRRYFERQRNQARSSGASKASQRMVSDPRVREAMRKAESFDEIHPKYSKARMLLAETLGLEGGDRVIVFTESRDTAEALTEFLSESFDAKRFVGQGDREGSDGMTQKQQQEVLDEFRAGEFEVLVSTSVAEEGLDVPEVDLVLFYEPVPTAIRSIQRKGRTGRQSEGRVVVLMAEDTRDEAYFWISRRREKEMESELRELKGMADELADELDDSQQSLADFEGSDRSGVKVDENGSEADAVGGSSSGSEGVAGQPGLREFETDNSDSSTETDDDAVEAKETDEAVETHEPHAEGDTVAVVADQREMDANIARELSRREAYEITLETLDVGDYVLSDRVVVERKSVADFVDSLVGGDRSVFEQVGAMARHYSRPIVIVEGEGLYEQRDVHPNAVRGALSSLAVDFGASVLRTDGEDDTTELLAVIAGREQETADREVSVHGEKGAKTLSEQQEYVVSSIAEIGPVTARSLLEEFGTVEAVMIATEDELQEADGVGTVTAERIREVIGSDYTG
- a CDS encoding TspO/MBR family protein, which produces MTAGATQSHRGLPDRSSLVRAAAFVVAINLIGGLPGIFSSPDTPWFRALEKPWFYPPGIAFPVVWTLLFTLLGIALWLVWRSDADGRRLALGAFAVQMLFNVAWTPAFFTLEAPLVALGIIVTLWVLVAGTILAFRRVDRRAAALLVPYLVWVTVAALLNFELWRLNA
- a CDS encoding MFS transporter — translated: MSLFGTRRRLATVRAFLTDGRGEILIAVAAGWFLSIGVRLAYPVLLPYLRRAYGLDLTTAGFLLTALWLCYALGQLPGGLLADRFGEGNVLVVSTVISTVTLGLVAVAGSAPVVYLATAAFGFGTALYGVARFTTLSDIYPDNDGTAIGVTMAAGQAGNTLLPLAAGGIASAFAWQYGFGLAVPAFALVAIGLRLVVPARTSSAESAVDSVSLETARYVLSELRRPEIVTVTAIQILTYCVWQAFTGFYPTYLIESKGFSQGIATGLFSAFFAAGIVVQPLTGRLYDRFGIRTSLPPVLGVVVLSLVALPFLEGFWPVVVGTLFLSSILGYGTITLPYMTAAFPADMQGTGLGFLRTVYMTIGAISPVLFGAFADRGYFDEAYVVLAGFVAVAIVLTWWLPELSDQ
- a CDS encoding phosphatase PAP2 family protein; protein product: MALGYVTFITTAIVCIGVTATCACCVRSSTLPRTVAELERRGRAIAPYLGVTLLVLLAKRWTHNRSLELSHALDWDITAEIYAVEGSFVASLQAIVPDALIGFFSAMYMFGFPYLLVTALALYFLLPTQRRFKELLVAYALNTLIGSVFYTLFIAYGPRNHLPTVNGLMYEFYPQTQELTAEVSANTNVFPSLHTSLAVIVTLFAWRSRREYPRWFSLASAVATFVVFSTMYLGIHWLIDVVAGIVLGIWCVLTAERLVARAEGDSDRVSVSDDRETGIASETND
- a CDS encoding TIGR00725 family protein; this translates as MRVSVIGGGAITDEQATRAEAVGRELAARGHAVVCGGRGGTMEAVCRGAKSEGGTTIGILPGERREAANDSVDIPIATGLGHARNALVPLNGDAVIALAGGVGTLSEIGFAGIYDRPVVGLETHAVSGLEIDLVTVDTPSGAVDAVETALEHTP